The following proteins are encoded in a genomic region of Necator americanus strain Aroian chromosome II, whole genome shotgun sequence:
- a CDS encoding hypothetical protein (NECATOR_CHRII.G7513.T1), whose protein sequence is MPGVSRFTQVRDGIRSSLLRQRSKIRDAAAFAKESKIRWAGHVIRFNDNRWTRAVSDWVPRDIKRTIGRPPTRWSDFFTKSLKEKYDALRVPRERRNHWATLARDRDKWKNYWRPLDQFEDQRESR, encoded by the coding sequence atgccaggagtatcccgtttcacgcaagtgagggacgggattcgaagttctctcctacgtcagcgatcgaagattagagacgccgccgcgtttgccaaggaaagtaaaataaggtgggccggacacgtgatacgctttaatgacaaccgttggaccagagccgtgagcgactgggttccccgcgatattaagcgcactataggaagaccgccgacccgatggtcagatttcttcacgaagtccttgaaagaaaaatatgatgctcttcgtgtcccacgcgaaaggaggaaccactgggctactctggcacgcgatcgggacaaatggaagaattactggcgcccgctcgaccagttcgaagatcaacgggagtcaaggtga